The following are encoded together in the Lactuca sativa cultivar Salinas chromosome 1, Lsat_Salinas_v11, whole genome shotgun sequence genome:
- the LOC111909915 gene encoding root allergen protein: MAVITSEFEIASSLPASKFFNAYRDFNNIAPKVDPETYKTLVDIEGDGGAGTIRDISFGDGVPFTNGKLKLDVVDSNNFSIIYTIFEGDILMGQLDSMTHHVKFIPSPDGGCVYKPTVVYNCKGETQLPEEALNMVKEGFKKTFNAIEGFIHANPQTY, translated from the exons ATGGCAGTTATAACTTCTGAGTTCGAGATTGCTTCTTCCCTCCCAGCTTCCAAATTTTTCAATGCCTATCGTGACTTTAACAACATTGCACCAAAGGTCGATCCAGAAACATACAAAACCCTAGTGGACATCGAGGGTGATGGAGGCGCTGGAACTATCAGGGACATCTCTTTTGGCGATG GCGTCCCATTTACAAATGGAAAGTTGAAACTTGACGTTGTAGATAGCAACAACTTTAGTATTATATACACAATCTTTGAAGGAGACATCTTGATGGGACAACTAGATTCGATGACTCATCATGTGAAGTTTATACCTTCACCTGATGGAGGATGTGTATACAAGCCTACCGTTGTGTATAATTGTAAAGGTGAAACTCAGCTTCCGGAGGAAGCTCTCAATATGGTAAAAGAAGGATTCAAAAAAACTTTCAATGCGATTGAGGGTTTTATCCATGCAAATCCTCAAACTTATTGA